tttttgctaatcttttcctttttatataccaaACTTTTATTGtccgtttttatgtttcttgctagtttactctcaaattctgttttccctttcttaatcttttttcttggccctcctttgcagaattctaaaatgttcccaattctcaggcttaccatttttttttttggcaagATGCTTCTTCCATTGATCTAATACAAGCCTTGATTTCTTCCTTTAGCCACAGTTGGAACATTTTCCTTGCTGGGTTTTTGTGCATTAAAGAAACATAATTTTGTTGTAGCTATGTATTAGTTCTTTAACAGCCACTGCCTGTCTACCATTATATCTTTTAAAGTAGTTTCCCAATCattttgcccctcataccttcatagcttcctttgtttagatttaagaccctgattgaactacatcacttttaaacttaatgtaaaattccatcatattatggtcactcttttcTAACggctcctttacaacaagattattaattgcccatttttcattgcacaatactggaCTAAAATAGCtcgttccctagttggttcctcaacgtactgCTGTAGAAGACCATTTCGCATATGTTGCAAGAATTCGTCCGCCCTAACATTTCTAATTAGccagtctatatatagattgaaacaccccatgattactgtattagcCTTGTTACACGCACCTGTAATTTCCTAATTTATACTGTGATTTACATTACCACTGCTGTTTGGTGGCTTATAAATAATTCCTGCCAATGTTTCCTGCCCCATCCTGTTTCTTAgttccactcaaactgattctacatcttggtcTTTAAAACCAAGGTCATTGCTCACTACAGTACTAATGCCCTCTTTAATTAACAGAACTATCCCACTACCTTTTCCCAGTTTCCTGTCCTCCCTCAATGTCACATACCCTtagatattcaggtcccagttttGGGTTCCTTGCAGCctggtctctgtaatggctatcaggccatactggggagaattttccccctgtcatggggggttgtgcgggagtggGTGCGGACCCGATCGGCACCCACGAttgggtccatgccgccatttcacgtgagcaggccaattaaggcctgtccagcgtaatgtgcgcccggaagcgctgagagcTCCTTGTGCGggccggggttgggggtgggggggtgggtaggtgtgtgtgtgtgtgtgtgtgtgtggggggggggggaggtggggagggttccCTGAGTTGGAGCCTGCATTCTTTCGCGCACataggagattagtttaagtccccaaaattttaataaagaaaagaaaacattttaagacatgtcccctcatgtgacagtgtcacatgagctgggacatgccaatgaatttttatgaaaatttttattcaatttataaacagttcatgaaacctcatcctgcccgtggatgaggttccatgaacaatgcgaaggccgcctgggctctttgcctgcccgccaaccttaatgttggacgggcagctcagtttattagtttaaatgatatttaaatggccttagcgCTGCAcgtccgccgaactgaaaatctaagtggtgcgcggtgacttcgggacgcctgcccgatgtcaccacgcgtcattttacgcctcggcgagtgggccccacccccgcttgcccAGCTGAAGATTTGGGCCTATATTTACTTTCCTTCAGCTAAATAAAGCCTTGTAACAACAAACATCTGATTCAAGTGCACAATCTCTTATAACAACAAGTATTGGCaatcatagtcccacttcaaagaatcTATAACCACCTGTAGCtgtcaaattgtgaaattgtAAGTGACCTATTGTGATAACGGATGTTGTGAAATCACTCATGCAGCAGTAATTCAGTAATGGAAGCACTTGGGCTTTTATTaaaagacagagtgaaatagcaagcgatTATTTTTAACactccagatgtttttttttacaagatttatgggcaggacttttaaatgccttgacagctagACAGCTTCCTTTGACAGGTCCAATTGACTGCTCttcttgacacttttgacagctCCCTTTAACGGGCGTTTTTCACACTTTTGACAGGTCCTCTTGACACTTTTAACAGATGATTTTGACAgggctgttgacagttccaatgaacttGACAgctaatgagtttatgcactttatATTGCACGTTTATGCCTACGTATAACAATTTGAAAGGACACTTTAAGGGCACCGGACCTCTCgtaaaggtgtcctgggaccagatccaaaggggtaccaTACCTTTCTAAAGGGGCAAGCCGGCTATCCAAACGactccacaaagttcagacctgctcttaccagaTTTAATTTGCATACTCTTGGGCCTACCAAAATCTGTCTTCAGTGGAGGCAGCCGATGATTTAAGTGGCCAGCTGCCTCTAAACCACGCCTGGGAGAGGCTCTCCATCAGGGCAAAGATCTAGGCAAAAAGGTAGTGTAACTCTCCTGTAAGGTTTCATTGGTAAAGGCCAAAGTATTGCTAAGTCATATAGAACAGAAGATTCATATTTCAACTGTTCCCTCAAGTGTAGCATACAGACCAAAAGGCCCCTGTTTTAATTCCTGTTCCATGCTGGCTGAGTTAGCTATCTTAGCCAGGTCAATAGCATTGGGTGGCACCGCTGACTCTGTGCTCATAGGTTAGGAAGGGAAAGTTAATTAGTGTCCCTGCTCCTGATTAATATCCTGTAACCCTCCCATGCTAGAAAATTAAAATGTGTGCATGTCAGTTGAGGATAGAAGTGGgtttgactgtgatgccctgcgAAAAGCCTGGCAACTTTCATTGTCTAGACTCGGATATGGGGAATATCCACTGGGCCAAGGTAACCCCACCCCTGGACTGATAAAGCCAAGCACGAGTCAACTTTTTAGGAAGAGAAGGAAGAGCAAATTAACAGGTTAATGTTggtacaaaggcaaaatactgtggatgctggaaatctgaaaaaaacccagaaaattctagaaatactcagatggtcaggcagcatctgtgtagggaaaatgagttaatgtttcaggtcagaacctttcaccagaactggtGGTAAATGTTTGATCTAGAAGAGTAAAAATAATGTAATTTTTGGACGTTCCCAGGCTCTGCCTGCTCTACCTAATCTCTGATCTATTATCTATTTCTTCTTTGCAGATGACATCATGTCTTACTACAATGATGAGCCCCGATACACTATTGAACAAATTGATCTTCTGCAGCGCCTGCGCCGATCAGGAATGACTAAGCACGAAATAATCCATGCACTTGAAACAATGGAACGGCTTGACCAGGAACAAAATGAAAAATTTGTTAGGCGGCCCAACTACAGTAGCAACTATGGAAACAACGTTTCAGCATCCTCTTCAACTGCTTCTGCTGCTACACAGACTCAAAGTATAGCGCAATCACCGTCACCTAGTAATAGCTACGACACATCGCCTCCACCCTACAATGCAAGCCACACAGGCCGAGAAAGCACTGCAAATGAGAGACTTGTTGCCAGCGGAACACTATCTCCGCGGTACCAGAACAGTGGGAGTCAGAGGTCATATAGTTTTGACACAGGAGATGATGATGCAGATTTGGAGGATAAAGTGGAGGAGTACATGAGGTAATATAGAAAGTCCATGTAGTTACACAAGTGTTCAGGATAGTTGCAGGATTACATACGCCCCAGCTGCTAAAAGGTCATAGATTAAGTTGCATCCATCCATCGTAGCCTGAGGTTTGTCATTTCTCGCCTACCCTGTTTCGAGGGATTGCAATGTGGATGCTTGAAAGAGGTGTTACCATTTTATGGATAGAGAAAAAAAAGGTCACGTTTGAGTTGCACCTCTTCTCAGCCAACCTAGGGGGCAGTGTTGATGGTGGCAGTATATTATATCCATAAACAGAACCAGCTTGGTTTGCTGGATGCAGGGTACCAGATCAGGATGCATAGCCTGAATAGATGGGAAGGTGGGGTTAGCATGCAGAATGAAAGGAAATACTAAAGGAAACTAAAAAAATCAATGAGAATATTCTCTTTTCTTTCAGAAGGGACAGCAATGCAGTAAAAGAAGAAATCAAAGCATTTTTAGCCAATCGGAGGATTTCTCAGGCGGTAGTGGGACAAGTCACAGGTAAGATAGAAAGGGTGAAAAATGCTTATGAGATCAGTTATTCTTTGAAGTATTGTATTATCTGTGCTTTGTACTGTTCCTGAAATCAGGCATAAAATTAAATTGCAAAAAATAATTGCTTACATTGAATGTAAGATGCCCTGTTACTAATTTCTAATAGAACTCCCTGTACTGAGTTTCTTCAGTTTTTCTCTTTCATTGTCAAGTTTATAAATAGGCCAGGGACTTGAGCATAGCTTCAAATAACAGTACCCCTTTTTATTCAGCCACTAAGAGAGTCCGTATGGTGTTGAGCAAGATGGTTTGTGTCAGTTTTTCTCAGTTGATGCAAAGCATCTTGCTTCTCGAGGTGTCTTCCAGAAAATAGAAAAATTAGCACGACCACTGTTGGTGaagtttttatatatttatacctATTATTGAATCTCTTGTAATTTACAGATTGACAGGTACTTGTAAATTCCTGGCTCCAGGTCAGAAGAAAGCAGCACAAAATaaactttctgtttttaaagaAGTATTTAATGTTTTAGATGTGAGGGCTGAAGTGTTACTGTGGGCAACAAAGTTGGTGTGAGACTTGTTCTTTGTGAGActtatccacttgcctggatgagtgcagctcctacagcaTTTAAGAAACACGAAGCCTTCctggtcaaagcagcctgctagaTCAGAACCAccatcttcaatattcactctctctgccaccaaaacatagggcagaatcttgatgtgcggtgatgtcaggcgtgtgtcctgacatcactgcgcgtcattctgatcttctgtTCGGTGGGCACGCATCGGAGTTGGCTGCGTACCCggcaaactgtcaaaggcctgttaggccattaataatctaattaaCCAATTGAACAggtctgcccatccaaccttaaggtcaggcGGGCagtcgaagagcccaggtggtcttcgcatttttcacgaaacctcatccacgggcgggttgaggtttcatgaaggttttattaattaaataaaaagtttgaTGAAATTCCTgaccatgtccctgctcatgtgacactgtcacatgaggggacatgtctgtgaatagtttaatttttaaaattttttccaaCTTTaacactgaacttaatctccgttcctcagggagatttctgcactctttcacgcgcgtgcatgaaagagcacagacccTGACTTTCCTTcctccgccaccaccccccccaacccgcacaggTAATGCTGAGCGCTACTGAGCGCGCATCACCTCaactggcccacccatgtaaaatgatggCGCACAGCGGATtgcgggcagcgatcagctccacacccacCGGCGCCCGCTCCCAACCTGcctgcccgatggggagaaaattctccccatagtggCAACAATGTGTACAATCtagaagatgcattgcagaaactcaccaagactcctttgacaataccttccaaacctgcaacctctaccaactagaaggacaagggaacggatgcatgggaacaccaccacctgcaagttcccctccaagccacacgtcatcctgacttggaaccatatcctcattagggatggtcaacaacTGCTGGCGTGGTCAGTGATGccgacatcctgtgaaagaataaaaaaattatcTACATTAGTGGATCTCATTTGATATTGTTCACAATAAGCTGGAGCATACAGTGTGTTTTATCGTTTGTTTACTCTCTCTTCtgcctcttttttttttgttacttTCTGGTGGAAGGTGATATGGTGAGATGAGGCAAAGGGCTGTTTAGAATTTCAGTTAACACTTTCCTGTGAAGAATGCAAGGAAAATGCAGCCTGCAATCCTTAATGTCCTCTTCCCACCCACAGCCTGTCCCTTTtgcttccttccctccccttttCTCATAtaccttcctctctccctttgcTTTCCCACTATCCACCTCCACAGGCCTGTCATCTCTCCTTCGCCTATTCTGTTTATACCTCTATGAGCACTTTAAAACGAAATTGTTGGTTTTCCAGCTCAGTGCATTGTATCCCGAGATGACCGTGATTTGAATTTTGGGATTTAAGACATTAGGAAAGAAACAATGCAGTAAGCATTGGTAACTCTGCATGACATTGACCCAATAATTTTCAAAAGTTTGTAGTTGTGACCTTAAGGGAGTTAAGGGGTGCCTTCGGTTTCCGCCACAGTTAACCTAATGGTATGGCAGCAGGTTTGAACGGTGAGGTTGTAATAATTGAGGGAAGTTGGACAATTGTGTTCACACTTTAATTAAACTAAACTAATAAGATTGGATTCAAACACTGAAAATGTTTTCAGTTTCCAAGGGCTAATTATTTTTGCTCTATTTCCTAttcacccacctccccctcctctcatTCTTCCCTCTAGCTATGTTATATTGTTGGTTTGTCCCTCTTTGATTTGtccctctccctttccttccATTCTTTGTACGTATTAAACAGCATTATTTGTTCTCCACTTGCACTCAGACATGGATTTAGTGCTATTGAGAAGGTGTGCTCAGCAAGCCTCACTTGTGCTCTTGCATCTATTTATTACTTTATTATTGCTGTGTTTAATGAATGGGATTAATAGCATATGAGAGTGATAACAGGATGGAAAAGTGCTTTTTTATATAGAGGCATGTGATTGGATTCTTGGGTGAAGTGGTGACTGGGATGGGTGTTGAGAATGCACCCATTTGTCAGTCAGGGAAATACTTGCAGAAATGTATAGCAACGTAACTGTGCATAAGAACTCTGCAGTAAAATCAGTCTTTATGAAGTGGGTTGTTGGAACATGGGCTATGTTGCCATGGGTCTGATGAAGTAATAATCATTGTATCCTGTACGGGGAACTTGGATAAATACAGAcctatggagagggagagagcagtgggactaGTTTTGGATTGCTCTAGGCACAGTGGAGTTAATAACATCATTTTGAGATATAAACTTTGGTAGTTTTATTTAGAGTGTGAGCTGCAAAGCGtttttgggcctaggacaatgcCTTATGTATATTTTACAAGGAAAGAAATAGAAATATTAACCTTGTTagcttcaattatttattttgaaATTCCAAATAATTTCTGTATTTTCTTTAATACAGGTATTAGCCAAAGCTATATATCCCAGTGGCTGTTGCAGCAGGGCCTTGATATGAGTGAGCCCAAGAAGAGGGCTTTTTATAGATGGTACCTTCTAGAAAAAAATAGTCCAGGTGAGCAACACTCCGGTCAAGATTCTGTAGAGTTAAAAAAGGAGCCATAGTTAAGTTAAAAAAACTTCAAGTTTTCCCATTTTTCTTTTTGAGTTTCCAATAAACATCAACGACTGATAAATAGTGAGCCATGTTATGAGCATTTAGACTTGCTAGAAGCAGCATACATTCACACCCAGGGCCTGTTCTTTGCAAATAAAAGGAACAAGTCttgcgccttttttgaattaccgaggagcttggggagcctattgtCCCTTCTTTGCTTGGCAgctcctcagccaatcagagtcaacttgccaatcaaacagcactcttttctcctgcagtatgaattgttgtgattatttgaaatttggcgttcttgtgtttgtcctgataaatgcaagatgaaaagctttggcaacatgtctctcttttcagcaatatttgcgATCTGTGCTACCAAGCAACTTTTCATTCTGAATACATGAGTGGGACAGAATTGCTGCTGGCTCAGTTTGGCTGCTGAAAATCtgcccctctccacctccactgATGAGGAAAATACCTGTATTAATTTGAAAAAAAGATTACATGTAACTTGTGTACTAAAGGATTCCATGACTCCTGTCTGTGAGCATAGTTTGAAGAACTAGGGCTATCTTGGACACTTGCTCCATCAGACACGGTTTACTACTCTGACTataggaatgtggaattaacCCTTAAATGTCCTGCACAAACAGCAAACTGTGAAGACCTTCTTTAGTCAGCCACTGTTATCTCAGACCATTCTGAGACAGCAGCAGAGGGTGAGAACTAGGAAATAGATGTACCCACTTAGAGAGCGTAGCCTCACTTAAAAATATAAATCAAATGCATTTCCATTATCCTGTAAATAAAGTAAATATGTGTGATAAACATATTGTtaatatttaaaagaaaaaacataGGAGCTTTGCATTTGAAGTATTTTTTGCTTACCTGAAATCACAGTttattttgcattttttcttCATGGTTAGGACTTTATAATTTTTCCTTGTTATTTTGATTCAACTATCTCCCATCCATGTGGACGAGGTTTGAAATAATATGCGGTGTGAGGACTTGAGTTTTATGCAAAGCTTAATGaaaaagcaattttttaaaaataaaatcaacatGAACATTACCCTTCATCAATACAGCTTATATTTTTACCCATTTAGGTGCTACTTTAAGTATGAGGCCAGTTTCAACCACCACAACAGAGGACCCTGAGTGGCGGTCAAATGTCAGTCCGGTGACAGGAAACTTTCGTCTTAGAAGAGGAAGCAGGTTCACCTGGCGCAAAGAGTGCCTGTCTGTCATGGAAAGGTCAGTAGAAGGAGGGGTACTATTCATTTCAAAGACTTGTTTACACCAGTGCACATTTGTTTTGTGTTCCCAGATTGGGGTGAGCTGGAAGTGAAGAAAAGTAAGCTCCCTACTTCCAACCATCAAGCCTAATACAATATTGCATATTTGGAACTAGAGTGAATATAGGCTTGGACTTGGTTATGgtagccctcactgactctcctccaGATTTCCATATGAGCATTACAAGTGGAATGAGGTGTTAAAGGATGACACTACCCATTGAATCATGTAACAAAATGTGACACTTATCACCAAGAGAGGAGAACTTAGAGGGAAAGATTATGAAATAGCATAACTGGCGAGCAAAAATTGTGCTGAAAATTACCATAATGGCTGCTGTTTGCACCATGTGTCTAACTGACATATGAGCTTTCAAGACACCTTGCTAATATCTGTCCTTTTGGCTCAATAGCCAGTTGGTATTTTTGTAATGAGATGCTATCACATTATACAGTTAATTATAAATAATCATATCATTGCCACGAAACATCAAACCTTATTTGCACTGGAGACTGAAGGAGGATTTCTAGGAGGAATACTGGTCAGAATCCTGTAGTCACTTTCTATTGTACATTATTCATGTCTCAAGATTATTATTTACCAGCTCAGCCAGAAGACATTTCATTTCTCAGCTGATAACTGTACTGATCATACGTTGAGCCATGGCCTACAACCTCATAACCAGCTGATACTATGTAACCTTTAGAGTTAAAGTGAAACCTGATTTTACCTAAGAGCGACTTAAAACATTTTTATACTCCTCAGCTTACTGCAGTGCTTTAGATACTGAATAACAACATATAGCAGCTTGAACTAGTTCGTAATTGTACTTTGTTTGATTTCAATGGCTTACAGTTATTTTGGTGAAAATCAGTATCCAGATGAGGCAAAGCGTGAGGAAATTGCAAATGCCTGCAATACAGTCATACAAAAACCAGGTAAGCAGTGCTTGGAATTATGATTTGTACTTAGTGTACAATGACATGAAAACAAGAGATCAATGACAAAAAGTCTTGAAGTACCTGATTTCTGGCATTAAATGTTGCAAACACTGTCAAAATACAGAACAGTATTCACTATTAGTGAAAATTTGGTTAGTGTAGCACCACTTGTACTGAACACTTTGCACGTCTCTCGTACAGTAGTCAAATATCAAACTCTGCAAATTTTCAAATGGTGAAGAGCAAACTGTTTGTTGGAAGAGTTAGGAAATGAGCATATTGGGAAAagatagccaagctgttccagtacagctataacactggcatctatccagctatgtggaaaattgtccaggtatatcctgtacacaaaaagcaggacaagtccaacccggccaattactgtcccatcagtttgctctcgatcatcagtaaagtaatggaaggggtcatcaacagtgctatcaagcagcacttgcttagcaataacctgctcactgaagcccagtttgggttccgccagggccactcagctcctcacctcattacagccttggttcaaacatggacaaaagagctgaacttccgaggtgaggtgggagtgaccgctcttgacatcaaggcaacatttgactgagtgtggcaataaggagccctagcaaaactggagtcaatgggaatcggggcgggggggaactctctgctggttggagtcatgcctggcacaaaggaagatgattggggttgttggaggtcggtcatctcagcttcagaacatcactggagaattcctcagggtagtgtcctcggtccaaccatcttcagaagtggtgatgttcgctgatggttgcacaatgtccagcaccattcgcgattcctcagatattgaag
The nucleotide sequence above comes from Carcharodon carcharias isolate sCarCar2 chromosome 19, sCarCar2.pri, whole genome shotgun sequence. Encoded proteins:
- the LOC121291913 gene encoding homeobox-containing protein 1-like isoform X2, producing the protein MSYYNDEPRYTIEQIDLLQRLRRSGMTKHEIIHALETMERLDQEQNEKFVRRPNYSSNYGNNVSASSSTASAATQTQSIAQSPSPSNSYDTSPPPYNASHTGRESTANERLVASGTLSPRYQNSGSQRSYSFDTGDDDADLEDKVEEYMRRDSNAVKEEIKAFLANRRISQAVVGQVTGISQSYISQWLLQQGLDMSEPKKRAFYRWYLLEKNSPGATLSMRPVSTTTTEDPEWRSNVSPVTGNFRLRRGSRFTWRKECLSVMESYFGENQYPDEAKREEIANACNTVIQKPGKKLSEFERVTPLKVYNWFANRRKEMKRRANIAAILESHGIDVQSPGGHSNSDDIEGNDYCEQDENTCHSDHQQDPISLAVEMAAVNHSVLALAGQGGSEIKTEAIDDD
- the LOC121291913 gene encoding homeobox-containing protein 1-like isoform X4 — protein: MSYYNDEPRYTIEQIDLLQRLRRSGMTKHEIIHALETMERLDQEQNEKFVRRPNYSSNYGNNVSASSSTASAATQTQSIAQSPSPSNSYDTSPPPYNASHTGRESTANERLVASGTLSPRYQNSGSQRSYSFDTGDDDADLEDKVEEYMRRDSNAVKEEIKAFLANRRISQAVVGQVTGISQSYISQWLLQQGLDMSEPKKRAFYRWYLLEKNSPGATLSMRPVSTTTTEDPEWRSNVSPVTGNFRLRRGSRFTWRKECLSVMESYFGENQYPDEAKREEIANACNTVIQKPGKKLSEFERVTPLKVYNWFANRRKEMKRRANIEAAILESHGIDVQSPGGHSNSDDIEGNDYCEQVSHDY
- the LOC121291913 gene encoding homeobox-containing protein 1-like isoform X1 codes for the protein MSYYNDEPRYTIEQIDLLQRLRRSGMTKHEIIHALETMERLDQEQNEKFVRRPNYSSNYGNNVSASSSTASAATQTQSIAQSPSPSNSYDTSPPPYNASHTGRESTANERLVASGTLSPRYQNSGSQRSYSFDTGDDDADLEDKVEEYMRRDSNAVKEEIKAFLANRRISQAVVGQVTGISQSYISQWLLQQGLDMSEPKKRAFYRWYLLEKNSPGATLSMRPVSTTTTEDPEWRSNVSPVTGNFRLRRGSRFTWRKECLSVMESYFGENQYPDEAKREEIANACNTVIQKPGKKLSEFERVTPLKVYNWFANRRKEMKRRANIEAAILESHGIDVQSPGGHSNSDDIEGNDYCEQDENTCHSDHQQDPISLAVEMAAVNHSVLALAGQGGSEIKTEAIDDD
- the LOC121291913 gene encoding homeobox-containing protein 1-like isoform X3; translation: MSYYNDEPRYTIEQIDLLQRLRRSGMTKHEIIHALETMERLDQEQNEKFVRRPNYSSNYGNNVSASSSTASAATQTQSIAQSPSPSNSYDTSPPPYNASHTGRESTANERLVASGTLSPRYQNSGSQRSYSFDTGDDDADLEDKVEEYMRRDSNAVKEEIKAFLANRRISQAVVGQVTGISQSYISQWLLQQGLDMSEPKKRAFYRWYLLEKNSPGATLSMRPVSTTTTEDPEWRSNVSPVTGNFRLRRGSRFTWRKECLSVMESYFGENQYPDEAKREEIANACNTVIQKPGKKLSEFERVTPLKVYNWFANRRKEMKRRANIAILESHGIDVQSPGGHSNSDDIEGNDYCEQDENTCHSDHQQDPISLAVEMAAVNHSVLALAGQGGSEIKTEAIDDD